A section of the Catalinimonas alkaloidigena genome encodes:
- a CDS encoding winged helix-turn-helix domain-containing protein, with protein sequence MKNILSDLDKAFENRVRLGAMSVLMVNDWVEFTALKETLEVTDGNLASHLGGLEKAGYVQVRKAFIGRKPNTSYAATDKGKAAFQQHLNALESLLKNNGLTS encoded by the coding sequence ATGAAAAACATCCTGTCGGATTTAGACAAAGCATTCGAAAACCGGGTGCGGTTGGGCGCCATGTCGGTGCTGATGGTGAACGACTGGGTGGAGTTTACGGCGTTGAAAGAGACGCTGGAAGTGACCGACGGAAACCTGGCAAGCCACCTGGGCGGACTCGAAAAAGCGGGCTACGTACAGGTACGGAAGGCTTTCATCGGACGCAAGCCTAACACATCCTACGCCGCGACGGACAAAGGAAAGGCGGCGTTTCAACAACACCTGAACGCGCTGGAAAGTCTGCTGAAAAACAACGGCTTAACGAGCTAA